The Devosia sp. A16 genome includes a window with the following:
- a CDS encoding DUF1284 domain-containing protein gives MLCLLTYVGKGYSAAFTANYDAIAARIGAGEDVLIVAGPDDICAPLLDEADPHCHRDSVIERDRLALRDLGELLDEPPQIGGSVALSQAILRQMRQAFAAGRTRAACAGCEWHRLCTGISAGGYAGVIVAA, from the coding sequence CTGCTTTGCCTCCTCACCTATGTAGGCAAGGGCTACAGCGCGGCGTTCACCGCCAACTATGACGCCATCGCCGCGCGCATCGGCGCCGGCGAAGACGTGCTGATCGTCGCGGGGCCGGACGATATCTGCGCCCCGCTGCTGGACGAGGCCGACCCCCATTGCCACCGCGACAGCGTCATCGAACGCGACCGCCTGGCGCTGCGGGATCTGGGTGAACTGCTCGATGAGCCGCCGCAGATCGGCGGGTCGGTGGCGCTAAGTCAGGCCATCCTCAGGCAGATGCGCCAAGCCTTCGCTGCCGGCCGCACCCGCGCGGCCTGCGCAGGGTGCGAGTGGCACAGGCTGTGCACCGGCATTTCCGCGGGCGGCTATGCCGGGGTGATTGTTGCAGCCTGA
- a CDS encoding 3-hydroxybutyrate dehydrogenase produces the protein MTEQKTALVTGALGGLGSAIAARLAADGFRIAYHDIVERSADDYFRADLLQPGAGEQLVADVIARYGRLDVLVNNAGAQKVAPVAEFARADWDLVRTLSLDASFECIKAAVPGMVERRWGRIVNIASAHGLIASPFKSAYTAAKHGLVGLTKSVALEVAEAGVTANAICPGYVRTPLVEKQIDDQMKVHGLSREAVIRDIMLASQPTRRFVEAEEVAGLASYLVSDAARSITGTTIAIDGGWTAR, from the coding sequence ATGACCGAGCAGAAGACGGCGCTGGTGACCGGCGCATTGGGAGGCCTCGGTTCGGCCATTGCGGCCCGGCTCGCGGCCGACGGATTCCGCATCGCCTATCACGACATCGTCGAGCGGTCGGCCGACGATTATTTCCGCGCCGACCTGCTGCAGCCGGGCGCCGGCGAGCAACTGGTCGCCGACGTCATCGCCCGCTACGGCCGGCTCGATGTGCTGGTCAACAATGCCGGCGCGCAGAAGGTGGCCCCGGTTGCCGAGTTCGCCCGGGCCGACTGGGACCTGGTTCGCACCCTCAGCCTCGATGCTTCGTTCGAGTGCATCAAGGCCGCGGTGCCGGGCATGGTGGAGCGCCGCTGGGGCCGCATCGTCAACATCGCCTCGGCGCATGGGTTGATCGCCTCGCCGTTCAAATCCGCTTACACCGCCGCCAAGCACGGCCTGGTGGGCCTCACCAAGAGCGTGGCGCTCGAGGTTGCCGAAGCCGGGGTCACCGCCAATGCCATCTGCCCCGGCTATGTCCGCACGCCACTGGTGGAAAAGCAGATCGACGACCAGATGAAAGTGCACGGCCTCAGCCGCGAGGCGGTGATTCGCGACATCATGCTCGCCTCGCAACCGACGCGGCGCTTCGTCGAGGCGGAGGAGGTGGCGGGCCTGGCCTCGTATCTTGTCAGCGACGCGGCGCGCTCGATCACCGGCACGACGATTGCCATCGATGGGGGCTGGACGGCGCGATAG
- a CDS encoding helix-turn-helix transcriptional regulator yields the protein MHLLPRSLGKADPGAAGFGYSLADIPVPIVFAAHRIIRDCNAPFAALFGYERAEMIGASFRQLYQDVGDFVRVGELWRAHLAAGSIYFDERVMRRKDGSTLWCRVHGRSNTPDDPFAEAIYCFEPMQRGILPTEHVLTGRQRQILMLVAQGRTSAEIAAELRLSRRTVEAHRARLMKTIGVRNGAELMAWFNEREG from the coding sequence ATGCACCTCCTCCCTCGCAGTCTTGGCAAGGCCGACCCCGGTGCGGCAGGCTTCGGTTACTCGCTTGCCGATATCCCGGTGCCCATCGTGTTCGCCGCCCACCGCATCATCAGGGATTGCAATGCGCCGTTCGCGGCGCTGTTCGGCTATGAGCGCGCCGAGATGATCGGCGCGAGCTTCCGGCAGCTCTACCAGGACGTCGGCGATTTCGTCCGGGTGGGCGAATTGTGGCGCGCCCACTTGGCGGCCGGCAGCATCTATTTCGACGAGCGGGTGATGCGCCGCAAGGATGGCAGCACGCTGTGGTGCCGGGTGCATGGCCGCTCCAATACGCCGGACGATCCGTTCGCCGAGGCGATCTACTGCTTCGAGCCGATGCAGCGCGGCATTCTGCCCACCGAGCACGTGCTCACCGGGCGGCAGCGCCAGATCCTGATGCTGGTGGCGCAGGGCCGCACCAGCGCCGAAATTGCCGCCGAGCTGCGGCTGTCGCGACGCACCGTCGAGGCGCATCGCGCCCGGCTGATGAAGACCATCGGGGTGCGCAACGGCGCCGAGCTGATGGCATGGTTCAACGAGAGGGAAGGGTGA